The genomic window CAGCAGCGTCGGCGCGGCGGGGCCGTCGGGGGACGGCGAAAGGAGTTCCATCAAGATTCCCGCGATCTTCCGCTCGCCGGCCACGAGGTCGTTCGGCCAGTCGAACTCGACCTCGTCTCCGCCCGCCGCGCGCAGCGCGTCGCGCGCCGCGAGCGCCGCGGCGAAGCCGCAGCGCCAGCCGTCGGCCGGCGCTCCCGGAGGCGCGAGGACGAGCGTCATGTAGAGCCCGCCCTCCGGCGAGACGAACGTCCGTCCCTGCCGCCCGCGTCCCGCCGTCTGCCGCCCGGCGACGACGAGCGTTCCGTCTTCGGCGCCGGCCGCGGCGAGGCGCCGCGCCTCGGCCATCGTCGTGTCCGTCTCGTCGAACCATGCGAGCGTGCGGCCGTAGCGCCGCGTCGTCAGCAGGCCGGCGAGCCGCTCCGCGAACGGGGACGCGCTCAAGGGGCGGCCTCGAAGTCGAGCGCGACGTCCACCGCCCGCGCGCCGTGGGTCAGCGAGCCGAGCGACAGACGATCGACGCCGGCCTCGGCGTAGGCGCGGAGATTCCCCGCGCGAAGCCCGCCCGAGGCCTCGAGCTTGGTCCGCGCCCCCGCGCGGCGCCGCGCCGCCTCGCGGACCATCTCCGGCGTGAAGTTGTCGAGCAGGATGAACCCCGCCCCCGCGGCGAGCGCGACGTCGAACTCCTCGAGCGAATCGACCTCCAGCTCGACCCGCGCGAGGTCGTGCCCCGCGCGGCGCAGCCCAAGGACGACCTCCTTCATGCCGCCGACGAACTGCTTGTGGTTGTCCTTGACCAGCACGAGGTCGAAGAGACCGATGCGGTGGTTCTCGCCGCCGCCGCAGGCCACGGCGTACTTCTCGAGGAGCCGCAGCCCGGGGGTCGTCTTCCGCGTGTCGGCGATCGTCGCCTTCGTCCCCGCGATCTCCGCCACGCAGCGCGCGGTGAGCGTCGCCACGCCGGAGAGGCGCGAGACGATGTTGAGCAGCGTCCGCTCGCCGGAGAGGATCGCGCGCGCCGCGCCGTCCAGGCGCAGCAGCGGCGTTCCCGCCGCGACCGTCGTCCCTTCCTGCGCCAGAACGGCCGCGGCGACCGCGCCCTCGCCGCGCGCCGCCATCTCGTCCATCGTCAGACGCCCGAACGGCAGGCCGCAGACGACGAGTTCCTCGCGCGCGACGACGACGGCCCGCGCCCGCCCCGTCGCCGGGACGAGGGCGCGCGTCGTGACGTCGCCCGCGCCAAGGTCTTCGTCGAGGGCGCGGCGCAGCAGCTCGCGCGCCGCGTCCTCGGGGAAAGCGCTCACCGCCCCAGCGCCGCGACGAGCTTGTCCAGCTCGGCGAGGCGTCCCTCGAGCGCGGCCATCCGCGCCCGCTCCTTGGCGACGACGTCGGCCGGCGCGCGGTCCACGAAGTTGGCATTGCCGAGCTTCTTCGCCACCGCGGCGAGTTCCTGCTCGGCCTTTCCCCGCTCCTTCGTCAGACGCGCCTTCTCGGCGCCGAGGTCCACGGCGCCGGCGAGCGGCATCACGACCTCGACCGAGTCGAGCACCTGGCGCTTCGACGGCTCGTCCGGCGCGGCGCCCTCGAGCACCTCCACCTTGCCGGCCCGGGCGAGGAGCGCGATCCGCGCGGCGAAGCCGCGCAGCGCGGCCGCCCCTTCCGGACGGCGCGGGCGGAGCCGCAGGTCCACCGGCTTCGACGGCGCGACGCCGGCCTCGGCGCGCAGCGCGCGCGCGGCGGCGACGGGGGCGATCAGCCAGTCCTCGACCAGCTTGCGCGCCGCCCCGCGGTCGATCCCCTCCGCGCCGGAGACGAGCGGCGCCGCGGGGGTCGGATAGGCGGCGAGGGCGAGCACTTCCGGATCGCCGGCGCGCCGCGGCAGGTTCTGCCAGAGCTCTTCGGTGATGAACGGCGCGATCGGATGGAGCAGCCGCAGCGCGCCGTCGAGCACGTCGAGCATCACCGCCGCGCGGACGCGGCGCCGCTTCTCGTCGGCGTCGTCGGCGAGGTCCGGCTTGGAGAGCTCGATCGACCAATCGCAGAAGACGTTCCAGAGGAAGTGGTAGATCTTCTCCGACACGTGGTCGAAGCGGAACTCGCGCATCGCGCCGTCCACCTCGTCCACGAGGTCGAGGTACTCGGCGAGCAGGTAGCGGTCGAGCTCGTCGAGGTCCGCGGCGCCGTAGGCGGCGCGCGGATCGCCGGGGAACGTCTCCAGCCGCATCAGCAGGAAGCGGGTCGCGTTCCAGAGCTTGTTCATGAAGGCGCGGTAGCCGACCAGCCGCTCCTCGGACAGCGCGAGGTCGGAGC from bacterium includes these protein-coding regions:
- a CDS encoding biotin--[acetyl-CoA-carboxylase] ligase → MSASPFAERLAGLLTTRRYGRTLAWFDETDTTMAEARRLAAAGAEDGTLVVAGRQTAGRGRQGRTFVSPEGGLYMTLVLAPPGAPADGWRCGFAAALAARDALRAAGGDEVEFDWPNDLVAGERKIAGILMELLSPSPDGPAAPTLLLGVGLNVGGDPSAVAPALAGPAGPAPGFAGRDARAEVAAHFLRRMEELAPRCADDASWRGVLDEVRAVSRAARGARIVVRLADGTEIAGRGIGIDEDGAVRLRDDDGAEHRVRYAERVYAARRDGGEATRDGASRAGER
- the nadC gene encoding carboxylating nicotinate-nucleotide diphosphorylase — encoded protein: MSAFPEDAARELLRRALDEDLGAGDVTTRALVPATGRARAVVVAREELVVCGLPFGRLTMDEMAARGEGAVAAAVLAQEGTTVAAGTPLLRLDGAARAILSGERTLLNIVSRLSGVATLTARCVAEIAGTKATIADTRKTTPGLRLLEKYAVACGGGENHRIGLFDLVLVKDNHKQFVGGMKEVVLGLRRAGHDLARVELEVDSLEEFDVALAAGAGFILLDNFTPEMVREAARRRAGARTKLEASGGLRAGNLRAYAEAGVDRLSLGSLTHGARAVDVALDFEAAP